A section of the Triticum dicoccoides isolate Atlit2015 ecotype Zavitan chromosome 7A, WEW_v2.0, whole genome shotgun sequence genome encodes:
- the LOC119332721 gene encoding homeobox-leucine zipper protein ROC8-like codes for MDFGDHQQGGSDSQQQLQERRKRQRRHTPEQVQKLEESYKKSDHPSEIECAQLGRELGLETKQVRSWFQNHRTQIRIEHERLENRFLRWENMSLRSEIMAVREALKNSATCPNCVGVAKDCIDQQELNRENARLNAGLLHCTTSFQEEP; via the exons ATGGACTTCGGCGACCACCAGCAGGGGGGCTCCGACAGCCAGCAGCAGCTGCAGGAGCGCCGGAAGCGCCAACGCCGCCACACACCGGAGCAGGTCCAGAAGTTGGAGGA GTCGTACAAGAAGTCCGATCACCCCAGTGAGATCGAGTGCGCTCAGCTTGGACGCGAGCTTGGTCTGGAGACCAAGCAGGTCAGATCCTGGTTCCAGAACCACCGCACACAGATCAGG ATTGAGCACGAGCGGCTGGAGAATCGCTTCCTCCGCTGGGAGAACATGAGTCTCCGGTCCGAGATCATGGCCGTGCGGGAGGCGCTCAAGAACTCCGCTACCTGCCCGAACTGCGTCGGCGTCGCCAAGGACTGCATCGACCAGCAGGAGCTCAATCGGGAGAACGCTCGCCTCAATGCGGGGCTCCTCCACTGCACCACATCTTTCCAAGAGGAGCCCTAG